The nucleotide window gtgttgttattttggggcataagctagccaggcagctgggagctgggtggcaggaatgcagcccagcaGCTCATTCACTACATGGATAAATAAAACATTCTACATTTCACAATGtagtattatttaaatattaaaaaatgacattAGGAAATCTGAAGACAAATGATTGGAACTAGGAAAAATCATCTTACATGATATCTTATATCAttcagagccagaaagacaaacacaatatagacttactcataggtggatattagcagaaaagtaaaggataaccatgttACAATTcacaggcccagagaggctaggtaagaAGAAAACCAAATGTGGGGGGGGGAACACATAAATCTCCATAGGAAGCAGAAATCGAAGGAAACTCCTGGATGGCTTGGGGGTAGTTGGGGATGGAAATTTTAGCAATTGCATTGGTGTCATCAATGAAGAAGAGATGACTGTAAACAGGGGGCCTTAGGGGGCCAGATAGAAACATAATGCaaggaaattcccagaaatctacaATGACAACCCCAGCTAAAAATCCTCACAATAATGGATTGGTACcctgaactggtcatctcttGTAATTAGAGTGTCAATTACCACAATTGTTAACAGAGAACCTTCACCCAGTAACTTATGGAAAAATATGCAGAGACCCACTTTAGGCTGAACTCAAGGAAACCgctgaagaaaaagagaaaggattttAAGAGCTAGAGAGGATAagtacttcaaaataaaatccacagaaacaactgaaatagctcataggaactcacagagcctgaacCAAAAACCAAGGAGCCTATATGGGACCAACCCAGGCATCTAGatgtatgtgacagttgtatCGTTTGTCTATTTGTAGGGCtcctaaaaataaaagcaagtgcTGTGCATAATGCTTTGGCAGGCTCTTGGGAACTTATTCATCATGCTAGATTGCCTTTCCCAGACTAAATACAAGAGGgtatgcttagtcttactgcaacttgttaCCATGCTCTATTGATACACATGAGAGGCCAGCACCTTTCTgagcagaaagagaggaggagttCTTTGGGGAAATGGGGAGCAATGGGGAGtttggggaaaggaatgggagggaGGTGAAACTGGtctgaaagtaaaataaataattgaaatttaaaaatgtgtaaataatataattaagaaaaatgcaaaatacaaattcattcaagttaaaaaaaatcatactaggTCTGGAGGCGCCATGTCGGACGAGGAAGGTGGCAAAAATAAGCCCCTGAAACAGCCCAAGAAGCAGGCCAAGGAAATGGTCAAGGAAGATAAGGCTTTCAAGCAGAAACCTAAAGAGGAGCAGAAGAAACTCGAGGAGCTAAAAGCCAAGGCCGTGGGGAAGGGACCCCTGGCCACAGGTGGAATTAAGAAATCCGGCAAAAAGTAAGTGGTTCCTCATATCTGAGATGATGGTGACCCTCTTCCATTCCTATTTAAACATCTGGATTCCCTGCCATAACATCTTTGCCATCTACAGCTAGAATGGAGTGTTATCCTGGAGCCTGTTAAACATCTGGATCCCCTACTATAACATCATTGCCACCTATAGTTAGAATAAAGTGTTATTCTACAGTCTGTTTTACATTGTAATaaacttttgtaaaaaaaaaaataataaaataaataatatgaaaaaatcaTACTAATTTAAAAGTCCCAGGTTTTTCGCAAATGAATATACAGAAAGGCATTTAGGTAAACACAGAGATTTATATTCAATGTacaatttataatatttttgttcaAAGAACCATGAATGTTTAGTGTAAAATTTCAAATAGTGAATTAAGTGAATAAAAAAACACAAGGTAGAAAAAAGCATCTGTACCATATTTGTCAAGATGAAGATCTACAGTATATGCACAAGTttcaaaagtgtttattttttgataatttttccttACTGAATAGATCAAACAAACCCTGAAGTTTGTTCTCATTCTGGATTAatggttgttttttatttctagaatctCATATGACATGCCTTCTTCTCTAGGTGACTATATTATCAGAACACTTTTGCAAGAAAATGTGAAAAAGTTATACTTTTTTTATGGAATGATTGTAATAGAGGTTTATATTACTAGGACGTAGAGACTGTGGACATaacataatgataaataaaataatgtggtAATATAAATGATTATCACTCTTATTGGTACTAAGCAAGCATCAATTATAAGAGGATATTCGGGAgtggaaaaatattatttctttctaataAATTATTTCCCATTGATTAAGGTATAAAAAGggtacacatttaattttttcagtTCCTGAACaacttaaaatagtttttttccaATTAACTGCTTCTTGTTTACACTATTTTATAAAGAGACTCTTATTAAGTACACaagatttctttcttgtttgcttattatTCACTTCATTGATTATCAAGTAGTAATTCAAATTGCTTATCCAACTGGTTTGACTTACAATTTGTGTCACATACTTTCCTACTTACAttattggttttagttttttgaacgCAATGAATTAAATTTGCTGAAAAACATTAAACGACAAACATAGCatgtattttataaacataaGGACAATTTTAGTTTCTTTCATAGAATCTGTAACTATCAAAGTCACAGGTTCTTGTTCCCAATAAATTTTTCAggtatggattttgttttatgaaagGATACTTAAGTCCAATATTTGGTTATCCTCATCATTTTGTAGCCCCTACTGTAACAGTGGGCCTGCTTAATAGGACTCATCATTGTTTAGTAGTtgaaggaaaaatagaaagtaaGATGTTATTTGACTTTTCATATATtgttgagattttctttgtgttttaatgtGTCTAATTTATAGGGAACTTTTATAGACTTCTAGCATGTATATTCATTAGTGTTAATGTTGAATATTCAATAGATTGTCCTTAGGtcagttttgtttaattttatttgtttatttggaaaTTGCATTCTGGTAATGAGAACACTGCATTATACAAAGTCAAGGGAAGCAATGTTCTGTAGTTCTATGGCATAGATATTGCTAATTTTCatcacttttaaaaacattaaacatatgCTACCCACCGTGCACAAACTGATCCCGATCCAATGTAGTGTATCCAGagtacaacaaaaaaaatttccacaAGAAAGATTATCATTTTGGAAACTAACCAAAACAATTTACATTGGTGACATTTCTATAATATCAATAGATATCAAACCATAAatagtataataataaaatacaaggtAAAAGTATAGTTCTCTGAGAGAAAATCATAATTCATAATCTTAAAATGACTCTTTTTCAATACTTCAGTGAATCTTCAACAAAAATAATGGAAACTGAGATAAAAATAATATGCTACAGAGATACAAGGTGCTGTCCTATTTTCAGACAAGCAACACATTTGACAATTCAGCTACCGTAAGCAATgagtttttttctgtctttctcactGT belongs to Microtus pennsylvanicus isolate mMicPen1 chromosome 8, mMicPen1.hap1, whole genome shotgun sequence and includes:
- the LOC142855586 gene encoding translation machinery-associated protein 7-like, which codes for MSDEEGGKNKPLKQPKKQAKEMVKEDKAFKQKPKEEQKKLEELKAKAVGKGPLATGGIKKSGKK